In the Pseudomonadota bacterium genome, CGCGCCGAGATCGAGGCCGGCCGCCACCGGTTCCGTCTGGGCGTGCCCCCGCAAACCAACGCGCCCACCGCGCCAAGCCAGGCGGGCGACACCACACCGCATTTCGACCGGGGCGTCGTCACCGAGCGTGACGTCGGCAAGCTGCCGCCCGGTCTCACAACGGTCCGGGTGAGCAAGCGTGTGCGTTTCACGCCGCTTGCCAAGGACGAACTACGCCGACGCGGCGTCACCATCGAAAGGACATCGTCATGATCCGTGGTCGCGTGAAGGGCCGGGTCTGGTCCTCCAAACATGTCGAGACACTGCCCAATGGCGGCCTGCTGGAGGTCGAGACCGACGGCGGCGGCACGCTGGTCGCCTTCGATCCGCTCGGCTGCGCCGACGGCGAGGCGGTGCTGGTCACGCAAGGCTCCGTCGCCGCCGGTTACTTCACCGGCACCAAGGCGCCGGTCGACGCGCTGATCATCGGCTCGATCGACGAAGAAGGCGGCTAAGGCCATGGCCCGAACCGCCACCCGCAAACGTTCACCCGCCGGCACAGCCAAGCGGGCTACATCCGGC is a window encoding:
- a CDS encoding EutN/CcmL family microcompartment protein, with amino-acid sequence MIRGRVKGRVWSSKHVETLPNGGLLEVETDGGGTLVAFDPLGCADGEAVLVTQGSVAAGYFTGTKAPVDALIIGSIDEEGG